GCGAAGTCTATCGGTACTTCCCCTGGCGGTCTCGGCTGTCCCTTGCGTTTACTCTGACGGAACGGGGCCTCCGGGTTGCCTACGAGGTCGCAAATCAGGACGAAAAGCCTCTGCCCTACGGTTTTGGAATTCACCCCTACTTCTGGCTGCTGGGCGATCGCACACAGACCTTCATTCAGGTCCCGGCGCGGGCGCACATGGAGGCTGTGGAGCTCCTTCCGACGGGCCGACTGGAGCCCTTGGACGGCAGTCTGTACGATCTGCGCAAGCCCCGTCCCCTCTCCGAGCTGAACCTGGACGATGTGTTCTGGGGCATGTCGCCCGAACAGCCGATGTCCTGGGAGGCCCGTGACAAAGGGGTCCGTGTCACATTGCGCGCCTCCAGGGAGTTCACGCACGCGGTCGTGTTTACGCCGCCAGACCGCAATTTCTTCTGCCTCGAAAACCAGACGTGCAGCACCGATGCCCATAATCTTTTCGCCCAGGGACTCCGGGACGAATCGCACCTGCAGATTGTCCCGCCAGGAGCGTCGAGCTCGGGCTGGGTGGAACTTATCCCGGAGATCATCCCCTGAGTGCGGCGCCTGGACCAGGGAGGGTGGCCAAAACAGCAGACGCGAGGCAAACGTTGAAGCGCTGGGTCCGCAGGCTGCTCTTCGCTCTCCTGCTTTTCGCGGTGGCGGTGGGGGCTGTCTCTTTGC
Above is a window of candidate division KSB1 bacterium DNA encoding:
- a CDS encoding aldose 1-epimerase — protein: MSRREWVMCLVLGVLTGCATQRRGPFHAEVEVDPSTGWHVITLSYHASEPMRSLTAKVCPEGGSNLFSLKVGPFELLRQPDSLRQLQGRGYGIVVLYPTPNRVRNARFTFEGREYSMPKNWREHHLHGLVLDKAWRFAKPVVTNTSASVKTWIDFEPQSEVYRYFPWRSRLSLAFTLTERGLRVAYEVANQDEKPLPYGFGIHPYFWLLGDRTQTFIQVPARAHMEAVELLPTGRLEPLDGSLYDLRKPRPLSELNLDDVFWGMSPEQPMSWEARDKGVRVTLRASREFTHAVVFTPPDRNFFCLENQTCSTDAHNLFAQGLRDESHLQIVPPGASSSGWVELIPEIIP